A genome region from Sphingobium sp. CR2-8 includes the following:
- the thiL gene encoding thiamine-phosphate kinase: MSAESRFITLLRLLANDPAAQGLSDDVAILPVGDNRLILTSDTMVEGVHYLATDPPQDVGWKLAAVNLSDLAAKGAKPIGCLLNYALSGDDGWDEAFVAGLGDALDRHAMPLLGGDTVKMPTGSARSYSLTAIGEATGAVPTRTGARPGDRLYLTGPVGDAGIGLGLARVDPSASGPLVDAYRRPRPRLAEGGLIAPLASAMMDVSDGLLIDAARMAQASGVAITIDHVPLSPALEKVRGASTAVQIAAARAGDDYELLFTLPRGVAPPVRAIPVGHVGQGSGLTLMIDGAAIPLPDSLGWEHG, from the coding sequence ATGTCCGCCGAATCCCGCTTCATCACCCTGCTGCGCCTGCTGGCGAATGATCCCGCCGCGCAGGGCCTGAGCGACGACGTGGCGATCCTGCCCGTCGGCGACAACCGCCTCATCCTCACCAGCGACACGATGGTCGAGGGCGTCCATTATCTGGCCACCGATCCGCCGCAGGATGTGGGCTGGAAACTGGCGGCGGTGAACCTGTCCGATCTTGCCGCCAAGGGGGCGAAGCCGATCGGCTGCCTGCTCAACTATGCGCTGTCGGGCGACGATGGCTGGGACGAAGCCTTTGTCGCTGGGCTGGGCGACGCGCTCGACCGCCATGCCATGCCGCTGCTGGGCGGTGACACGGTGAAGATGCCGACAGGATCGGCCCGCAGCTACAGCCTCACCGCCATCGGCGAAGCGACCGGCGCAGTTCCCACGCGCACCGGCGCGCGGCCGGGCGATCGCCTGTACCTCACCGGCCCAGTGGGGGACGCGGGTATCGGCCTGGGCCTCGCCCGTGTCGATCCGTCTGCATCAGGTCCACTGGTGGACGCCTATCGTCGCCCGCGTCCGCGCCTGGCCGAAGGCGGACTGATCGCGCCGCTCGCCAGCGCGATGATGGACGTGTCCGATGGCCTGCTGATCGACGCTGCCCGTATGGCGCAGGCCAGCGGGGTGGCCATCACCATCGACCATGTCCCGCTATCCCCCGCGTTGGAAAAGGTGCGCGGCGCCAGCACGGCGGTGCAGATCGCGGCGGCGCGGGCGGGCGACGATTATGAACTGCTCTTCACCCTGCCGCGCGGTGTCGCGCCCCCGGTGCGCGCCATTCCGGTCGGCCATGTCGGGCAAGGAAGCGGCTTGACGCTGATGATCGACGGCGCGGCCATCCCCTTGCCTGACAGCCTGGGCTGGGAGCATGGCTGA
- a CDS encoding peptidase S14, whose protein sequence is MLMTAPMLSPKDFEFPAIMLSGVVDHGMYLHFKNCLSTAPQQGLVVVELATLGGDPEIARLMGEDIRFHSELYPDRRLVFMGRTAVYSAGATFMSFFATENRYLTRGTRLMIHERIITKNIHLAGPLSTCIATLKATLNEIESSIVIQNEGFQNLILGSDVTMDELLLKAPENWYLEANEAQARGLIAAVL, encoded by the coding sequence ATGTTGATGACCGCGCCGATGCTTTCGCCAAAGGATTTCGAATTTCCCGCGATCATGCTGTCGGGCGTGGTCGATCATGGCATGTATCTGCATTTCAAAAACTGCCTGTCCACCGCGCCCCAGCAGGGGCTGGTCGTCGTGGAACTGGCGACATTGGGCGGCGACCCTGAAATCGCCCGCCTGATGGGCGAAGATATCCGGTTCCATTCGGAGCTTTATCCCGATCGTCGGCTGGTTTTCATGGGGCGCACGGCGGTCTATTCGGCGGGCGCGACCTTCATGAGTTTCTTCGCGACCGAGAATCGCTATCTGACGCGCGGCACGCGGTTGATGATCCATGAGCGCATCATTACCAAGAATATCCATCTGGCCGGGCCGCTATCAACCTGTATCGCCACGTTGAAGGCGACCTTGAACGAAATTGAATCGTCGATCGTGATCCAGAATGAGGGGTTCCAGAATCTGATCCTGGGATCGGACGTGACGATGGACGAACTGCTGCTTAAAGCGCCGGAAAACTGGTATCTGGAAGCCAATGAGGCGCAGGCGCGCGGATTGATCGCCGCAGTGCTGTAA
- the ruvB gene encoding Holliday junction branch migration DNA helicase RuvB: MTDDDRLITPARRPEDVDAALRPKSLDEFIGQQAARENLRIFIQAARSRGDALDHVLFFGPPGLGKTTLAQIVAKEMGVGFRATSGPVIAKSGDLAALLTNLDEGDVLFVDEIHRLNPAVEEVLYPAMEDRALDLMIGEGPSARSVRIDLPRFTLVGATTRQGLLTTPLRDRFGIPVRLQFYTVDELELVVRRAARLLDLAITSDGAIEIARRSRGTPRIAGRLLRRVRDFANVAGAPTVDRKVADAALMRLEVDHLGLDLMDRRYLMMIADIYRGGPVGVETLAAGLSEARDTIEEVVEPYLIQLGLIARTARGRCLNGPGWKHLGLNPPAGGQDGLFD, translated from the coding sequence ATGACTGACGACGATCGCCTCATCACCCCCGCGCGCCGTCCAGAGGATGTCGACGCCGCGCTGCGTCCCAAATCGCTCGACGAATTTATCGGCCAGCAGGCGGCGCGCGAAAATCTGCGCATCTTCATCCAGGCGGCCCGGTCGCGAGGCGACGCGCTCGACCATGTGCTGTTCTTCGGCCCGCCAGGCCTTGGCAAGACCACATTGGCGCAGATCGTGGCGAAGGAAATGGGCGTGGGTTTCCGCGCCACCTCCGGCCCGGTCATCGCCAAGTCGGGCGACCTGGCCGCTTTGCTCACCAATCTGGACGAAGGCGACGTGCTGTTCGTGGATGAAATCCACCGGCTCAACCCGGCGGTCGAAGAGGTGCTCTATCCCGCGATGGAGGATCGCGCGCTCGACCTGATGATCGGGGAGGGGCCATCCGCCCGCTCGGTTCGCATCGACCTTCCGCGCTTCACCCTGGTCGGGGCGACCACGCGGCAGGGGCTGCTCACCACGCCGCTGCGCGACCGCTTCGGCATTCCGGTGCGGTTGCAATTCTATACCGTGGACGAACTGGAACTGGTGGTGCGCCGCGCCGCGCGGCTGCTCGACCTTGCCATCACGTCGGACGGCGCGATCGAGATTGCCCGCCGTTCGCGCGGCACGCCCCGCATCGCCGGGCGGCTGCTGCGCCGGGTGCGCGACTTCGCCAATGTCGCAGGAGCGCCCACGGTCGACCGGAAAGTCGCCGACGCCGCGCTGATGCGGCTGGAGGTCGATCATCTCGGCCTCGACCTCATGGATCGCCGTTATCTGATGATGATCGCCGACATCTATCGTGGCGGCCCGGTGGGTGTCGAAACGCTGGCGGCTGGCCTGTCGGAAGCGCGCGATACGATCGAGGAAGTGGTCGAACCCTATCTGATCCAGTTAGGCCTCATCGCCCGTACCGCGCGCGGGCGCTGCCTCAACGGGCCGGGCTGGAAGCATCTGGGCCTCAATCCGCCCGCAGGCGGTCAGGACGGGCTTTTCGACTGA
- a CDS encoding GIY-YIG nuclease family protein, with translation MKEPCVYILASQPYGTLYIGVTSNLLGRLIQHRTDTIPGFTRRYSVHRLVRYEPCDTMEQAIPREKQLKRWHRQWKINLIESENPQWVDLAVNLGLPPLDPRARHDGC, from the coding sequence ATGAAGGAACCCTGCGTCTACATCCTCGCAAGCCAGCCCTATGGCACGCTCTACATCGGTGTGACGTCCAACCTGCTGGGCCGACTGATCCAGCATCGCACGGATACGATACCCGGCTTTACGCGCAGATACAGCGTCCATCGCCTTGTCCGCTACGAACCCTGCGATACGATGGAGCAAGCGATCCCGCGCGAAAAGCAACTCAAACGCTGGCATCGCCAATGGAAGATCAATCTGATCGAGTCGGAAAACCCGCAATGGGTAGATCTGGCCGTCAACCTTGGCCTTCCTCCGCTCGATCCGCGCGCGCGGCACGATGGATGCTGA
- the ruvA gene encoding Holliday junction branch migration protein RuvA, translated as MIAKLKGLLDSTGIDHAIIDVGGVGYLVGASSRTLAALGPVGEAVTIHTEMLVAADSIRLVGFARADERDWYRLLTHVQGVGSRVALAILSALEPHDLHRAVAMGDKAMIARANGVGPKLAQRIVNELKDKIGAAPVGSPIGVGGVVAMPVGSFAADALSALQNLGFKPHEASVAVAAAEEDLGEGASLDALVRLALRKASK; from the coding sequence ATGATCGCGAAACTCAAAGGGCTGCTGGACAGCACCGGCATCGACCATGCCATCATCGATGTGGGCGGCGTGGGCTATCTGGTCGGTGCGTCGTCGCGCACGCTCGCCGCGTTGGGGCCAGTCGGCGAAGCGGTGACGATCCATACCGAAATGCTGGTGGCGGCCGATTCGATCCGGCTGGTCGGCTTCGCCCGCGCCGACGAACGCGACTGGTATCGGCTGCTGACCCATGTGCAGGGCGTCGGATCGCGCGTCGCACTGGCGATCCTGTCCGCGCTGGAGCCGCATGACCTGCATCGCGCCGTCGCCATGGGGGACAAGGCGATGATCGCGCGGGCGAACGGGGTGGGGCCGAAACTGGCCCAGCGCATCGTCAACGAACTGAAGGACAAGATCGGCGCAGCCCCCGTGGGCAGCCCGATCGGCGTGGGCGGCGTGGTGGCGATGCCAGTCGGCAGCTTCGCCGCCGATGCCCTGTCCGCGCTCCAGAATCTCGGCTTCAAACCGCATGAGGCCAGCGTCGCCGTCGCTGCGGCCGAAGAGGATTTGGGCGAAGGCGCCAGCCTCGACGCGCTGGTGCGGCTCGCGCTGCGGAAGGCGTCGAAGTGA
- the nusB gene encoding transcription antitermination factor NusB, which yields MNDRSKSRSAARLAAVQALYQLEMEGTPVHVLLHEFHQHRLGATIEDVTYAPAEEPFFDDVVTGVDRRRDEIDGLIAARLSSGWTLDRLDKPMRQILRAGTYELLARADVGTGTVISEYVDVAHAFYDKREAGFVNGLLDGVSKDVRK from the coding sequence ATGAACGACCGCTCCAAATCCCGCTCCGCCGCGCGCCTTGCCGCGGTCCAGGCGCTCTACCAGCTCGAAATGGAGGGTACGCCCGTCCATGTCCTGCTCCATGAATTTCACCAGCATCGCCTGGGCGCGACGATCGAGGACGTGACCTACGCACCGGCGGAGGAACCCTTTTTCGACGATGTCGTGACCGGCGTGGATCGTCGTCGCGACGAGATTGACGGCCTGATCGCCGCCCGCCTGTCGAGCGGCTGGACCCTCGATCGCCTCGACAAGCCGATGCGCCAGATATTGCGCGCGGGGACGTACGAACTGCTCGCCCGCGCCGATGTCGGCACCGGCACGGTCATCAGCGAATATGTCGATGTCGCCCACGCTTTCTACGACAAGCGCGAGGCCGGTTTCGTCAACGGCCTGCTCGACGGCGTGTCGAAGGACGTGCGTAAGTAG
- a CDS encoding DUF1345 domain-containing protein — protein MRTSPLFPWRYGMFLALLGTIAPLALLLPWHEAVMAGFDLAALAFMASVAPLIDAAPATMRRNAQKNDANRGLMLLLTGIVSLVILIAVGVATSQHGGPDGPTIALLLATLLIAWLFSNLVYALHYAHIFYLSDQAGKDRGGLDFPDSDEPGYWDFLYFAFTLGMTFQTSDVSVTATAMRRTVLFQCLAAFLFNLGILAFTINVLGGG, from the coding sequence ATGCGCACTTCGCCCCTCTTCCCCTGGCGCTATGGCATGTTCCTGGCTTTGCTGGGGACCATCGCGCCGTTGGCGTTGCTGCTGCCATGGCATGAAGCGGTGATGGCGGGGTTCGACTTGGCCGCTCTGGCCTTCATGGCGTCGGTCGCGCCGCTGATCGACGCCGCGCCCGCCACGATGCGGCGCAACGCGCAGAAGAATGACGCCAATCGCGGACTGATGCTGCTGCTGACCGGGATCGTCAGCCTGGTGATCCTGATCGCGGTGGGCGTGGCGACCAGCCAGCATGGCGGACCAGACGGGCCGACGATCGCCCTGTTGCTCGCGACGTTGCTGATCGCCTGGCTCTTTTCCAACCTCGTCTATGCGCTGCATTATGCGCATATTTTTTATCTGTCGGATCAGGCGGGGAAGGACCGGGGCGGGCTGGATTTCCCGGACAGCGACGAGCCGGGCTATTGGGATTTTCTCTATTTCGCCTTCACGCTGGGCATGACGTTCCAGACGTCGGACGTGTCGGTGACGGCCACGGCGATGCGCCGGACCGTGCTGTTCCAATGCCTGGCCGCATTCCTGTTCAACCTCGGCATCCTGGCCTTCACCATCAATGTGCTGGGCGGCGGCTGA